tgcctgtaaataatgtgGGGTTCATGTGTGTTTGgcggtggttggcagggatggggttaatgtgagaatgtggctggtctCAAAcgaggtaattggtgctaattgagTCTGCACAGAATAAAGAGAGTTTAAAGCTCCATTTGGAGGGACCACCAGGGAGCTGGGAACAGAGAGAAGTGCTGTGTAGAAAAGGAAGCGGTGGGGTTTGTGCTTGTGAAACTGTGTGTGGTGCAAGTGTTGGGTTTGActggtaagcagcttagctgtccagtgtgTTAGTAAAGAGTGGAAAAAACCTAAAGTTTACTTCGTGCTCCgaggggagttaggtttttgttggtttattttggttttgtaaataataaaagtgtgcaaccgCTTTANNNNNNNNNNNNNNNNNNNNNNNNNNNNNNNNNNNNNNNNNNNNNNNNNNNNNNNNNNNNNNNNNNNNNNNNNNNNNNNNNNNNNNNNNNNNNNNNNNNNNNNNNNNNNNNNNNNNNNNNNNNNNNNNNNNNNNNNNNNNNNNNNNNNNNNNNNNNNNNNNNNNNNNNNNNNNNNNNNNNNNNNNNNNNNNNNNNNNNNNGTTGGCACACTGGTACTGATACACTACCATGGTACTACAGTGGGTTGCCAGTGTAGATTGGTTCGTACAACTGTGATACACTGTACGTCAAAATAGAAGAACCATTGCGTTACCATTCTACCGATGCAGCCTCGTGGTACCACTGGGGCTGCCCTTTTAACACAGGACCACTGCATGCATTGCcactgttattgtttattttacttatccaagcaacttacaggtgttacagggctaCAATGCAAGGTTCATATTTAAGTAAAGCATAGTTTCCAGTAAGTGcctatctacaatgacatattcgTAGTGCGGTAGTGCATCGTGCCACTGTATTGCCATTGAAGGAACTAGATGTTCTTCAATAACAGGCTTTAATGCTGAAATCCACAAAGTGTTGACTTTGTAAGAACCATTGTGATTGCGTTACTGCATTGTATTTGGTGCCTAGACAGTTAGATACTGTTTATATTCAGTTTGTCTGTAGAGAGACATGCCCTGGCAGGCTTCCTGGGTACCACCGAGTTTATTATCTCATCACAACAGGGAAATAGAGATGCTTTTTTGAAAGGACACTTTTGTTTGAAATGTAAGATTCCTCTTCTCTGTCAGTGTGATTGAGTGTGCCTGTGCACAAAGGCGTGTTCAGAATCCCATCTGCAGGATGCTGCTGAACTGCAAAGCGCTAAGGCAATGAAACGGACAGGTACCAGTCTGAGTGCTGAGTCACCCTGTCATTGTGAGCGCCGCTGGCTTCCATGCCAGTTTCGGGGCTGCAGTAATTACCTCTGGGAGAAGCTGCCCCATCGGGCAAGCTCTCTGTGAGCTCCACAAACACAGCCCGCTCTGCAAATGCCAAGAGAGAGTGGGGAAAACAAATGTTAGCTCTGAGTGGAAATGCTAATGTGGCATTTGCTCAGCTTTCTGTGAACTGAGCCTTGCCCAGCAACAGGAACAACGGGgaggccagagagagagagagagagagatagcttTGTGTTCAGGATTTctctaattattttgttttttttttccaaagctgtTCAAACTGAATATCTGTCAAAGTGAGCTGCTTCCTCTGGAAACTCATGTTTGCCAACGTGACCTGTTTTATAATTCTGCCTGAAGGCACTGCATTTGACACTTTTAAAGCAGATGCTAACTTTTCAGTCAAGTTGTGTGTGAAGATACACTCAAAGCAAACTTTTGTTGAGGAAAATACGTGTGCCGTTCTATCAGTTCTGTAACATTTGGCCTTTTGCTTAGCCATTCTTACAGAAGCATCCTGAAATGCATTGAACTGCAGCCATTCTCCTGCCCACTCTAAGTGTTCACAGAAAGTCTTGTACTGTGACAGACCAGGTCAACTCGTTATGTACTGTCTATCTAAATGTCTAAAACCACAGACAATGGGAGCCTCCCCAGgtcattcctgttgtccacagcgACCTGGTGCACCCAAACCCTTTCGATAGCTGCAGGCTCCCAGGCACTGGTACACTGCTAGGAAGAGTGCATACAGGTGAAGGAACAGATCGTTGTCTTTGCAGGGTTGGAGTTTATCTTCAGAGTCTGCCCCCAACATCAACATCCATATTTTCTAAAACCAGCCCCACTTGGTTGCATTGGGAGCAGTTTAAATGCTGTGCCGagttgttttttctctttctGAAATGGTTTCTTTTAAATCGGGCTAAATGGTGCTTTCTTTTTGATAACTCTCTAGGGATTGCTAGAGATTTTGCTTGAGTGCAGCCCTGATGGAGGTGcagtaataaaaaacaacaggGGACCAGTTCCCAACGGCGCTGCTGATGCTTTTATTCAAGATCTAGCAAATTACACACCGCGCTGCGCTGGATTGATGCCTTTAGGAAATTTCCATACCGAACCACTTCGAGTGCCTACTGTGTTTAACAGTGTCTCTCCTccacctctctgtctctctctctgtctctctctcctctctcaaaCCCACTTCTCCACTCTGCCCTCTCtctacctcacatgggttcacaTTCATTGTGTAATTAAGTGCCTCTGAACGCAGGGTGCTGGTTGTTAGTGCTGCGAGTCCAGGCAGGAGTATATGAAAACAAGCTATACAATACTGCACTCAACTAAGAGCGGGGCTTTTATCAGAAGACAGTCGGATAGCATTAGCATTAGCAGAGCAGCGTTTGTCatctttaaattgtattttattgccGGGGAAagcttttaaaagtctttaaaagcatttaaacagaaAGGCACAGTATTTCTGTTGATGTACGCTGTACGgtacattaaaaaacaatcacATTAAGAGAACAGTGTCTCGCCCTTGTTTTGCTCAGTCTAAATGTGAAGAAGCAAACTCTATACTGGCCTTGAGGTGTGTAAGGTAAGTAGAAAACTAGATAAGCTCTAGTTCAGTTAAAACCATTGGTCTTTAGTATATGGTTCCTCAGCAGTGTGGCGTAAAATGGCAAGCATTGATTTCTACATGAAAGCCGCACCAGCACGGGTAGTGAATCCAACAGAAGACGTGGCAGAATAATGTGCACTGCCTGAGCGCTGTATTAGAACCTGCCTGTCCGACTGGGCTCGGCATCACTCTGAGTGAGGCATGGGATCCCTGCAGCACTGGCAAGCCGTGGGAGCAGCACCTTTGCAAACAGCCTACCAGAAATGTTGAgaggcaaagatctaacagcattcgATAGTGGGTGCACATCAAGCAGGTGCCACAGTAGCAAGGACAGACTTGTTAATAGGCTGCTCCAAGATATCAGTCCCCTGCAATGGCAAATAGAGGGAACAGAGTTTGTCAAGAGAGACAGCTGTGGCTTCAGACAGAGGGAGAAGACAGCTAGAAGGGCTTGGCAAGCCTGAAATATGAATGATTAGATCCCTCCAGACTCCTTCCAGTGTCTTGCGGTGTCTATATCGCGTCGGGTCAAGGCTGTGATCTGGGCAGAAGGCGGCCCGACCTGATATTCTGTAAATGTCGTAATAAAGTGGCCAGATTGCATGCATTGAACAATAGATACATGCCCATTTCTGGCTTCTAATCCATTGATTACCTTTAACAGAAACTGTTCTGAGATGCAGAGTGTCCTTGTGCTGTGGAAGCTGCTCGCTGGTGAATGATGCACTGCTGCTAAGTGATGTCCCCCAGCCTGCTCTCAGGGTTGAAAGTGCAGGCAGGAGAGAAAGGCTGTGCAGATAATGAGGGATGAACTAGCAGAGCCTGAGAGCCGGGGGTCAGTGTGAGACGCGCCTGTCTGCAGTGAGAAATCACAAGGGGCAGCTCACCTTTCTGGACTGAGACATACTGCTCATTACTCTCCAGTTGAATATAGCAGCCAGGCCTTTGACAGTAATGTCTGTCTGCAGGTTGTAAATTGTCATTATCTAGAGCCTTAGACCTGCAGAACAGTTTTATAGTGTGTACCTTAAATACTGTGAGAGATGACAGGCTCAATtgacaaagctttaactcagcAGTCGTTTAACTCAGTGTtccacagtgtgtgtttgtcctGAAGTGTCCCTCACAGTGTCTAAGTATGTGTCCCATGATAGTCCCTCacagtgtctgtgtatgtgtgtgtgtgtgtcctgatagtccctcagtgtgtgtgtgtcctgatagtctctcacagtgtgtgtatgtgtgtgtgtgtgtgtgtgtgtgtgtcctgatagtctctcacagtgtgtgtgtgccctgATAGtccctcacagtgtgtgtgtgtgtttcctgatagtctctcacagtgtatgtgtgtgtgtgtgtgtgtgtgtgtgtgtcctgatagtctctcacagtgtgtgtatgtgtgtgtgtgtttcttgatAGTCCCtcacagtgtatgtgtgtgtgtgtgtttcctgatagtctctcacagtgtatgtgtgtgtgtatgtgtgtttcctGATtgtctctcacagtgtgtgtgtgtgtgtgtttcctaatagtctctcacagtgtgtgtgtgtgtgtgtcctgatagtctctcacagtgtgtgtatgtgtgttggcAGGTGGAGAGGGTGATGAAGGAATCCCTCCAGCAGGCTCTGCTCCGCTCCATCACTGCGTACCCTCAGACCCCCCGACACCACTGGGTGCTGCACTGGCCTGGGCAGGTGGTGCTGACCACCAGCATTATCTACTAGACCCTGGAGCTCTCGCAGATCTGTCTGCTCCGCAGTCTACTGGACCATGGAGCTCTCGCAGGTCTGTCTGCCCTGCAGTCTACTGGACCCTGGAGCTCTCGCAGATCTGTCTGCTCCACAGTCTACTGGACCATGGAGCTCTCACAGGTCTGTCTGCCCTGCAGTCTACTGGACCCTGGAGCTCTCACAGGTCTGTCTGCTCCGCAGTCTACTGGACCCTGGAGCTCTCACAGGTCTGTCTGCCCTGCAGTCTACTGGACCTTGGAGCTCTCGCAGGTCTGTCTGCTCCGCAGTCTACTGGACCCTGGAGCTCTCACAGGTCTGTCTGCTCCGCAGTCTACTGGACCCTGGAGCTCTCACAGGTCTGTCTGCCCTGCAGTCTACTGGACCCTGGAGCTCTCGCAGGTCTGTCTGCTCCGCAGTCTACTGGACCCTGGAGCTCTCACAGGTCTGTCTGCTCCGCAGTCTACTGGACCCTGGAGCTCTCACAGGTCTGTCTGCCCTGCAGTCTACTGGACCCTGGAGCTCTCGCAGGTCTGTCTGCTCCGCAGTCTACTGGACCCTGGAGCTCTCGCAGGTCTGTCTGCTCCGCAGTTTGCTGGACCCTGGAGCTCTCGCAGGTCTGTCTGCTCTGCAGTCTACTGGACCATGGAGCTCTCGCAGGTCTGTCTGCTCTGCAGTCTACTGGACCATGGAGCTCTCGCAGGTCTGTCTGCCCTGCAGTCTACTGGACCCTGGAGCTTTCGCAGGTCTGTCTGCTCTGCAgtctactgtctgtctgtgtgtctttccAACTACTGTCTGTGTGTCCTTCTGCCCATCTACTATGTCTAACTCACTGTCGTCTGTCTgtcatctgtgtctgtgtgtctgtctctctgtccatcTACTGCAACTAAGAGTCTGACATATGCCTGTGCCTGTGTGATGGTGTAACATACGCCTGTGCCTGTGTGATGGTGTAACATACGCCTGTGCCTGTGTGATGGTGTAACAGTCTTCACTCCTCAATCTTGTTCTCAAACACCCCCCCACCCCGCAACTGTTGATatcaggtttgttttgtttgttcacctGAAAGTGGCTGTGTGGGCCGGTAGGGGAGCGTGTGTTATTTAAAGAGAATG
Above is a window of Acipenser ruthenus chromosome 14, fAciRut3.2 maternal haplotype, whole genome shotgun sequence DNA encoding:
- the LOC117419398 gene encoding uncharacterized protein LOC117419398 isoform X1; this encodes MELSQVCLPCSLLDPGALTGLSAPQSTGPWSSHRSVCPAVYWTLELSQVCLLRSLLDPGALTGLSAPQSTGPWSSHRSVCPAVYWTLELSQVCLLRSLLDPGALTGLSAPQSTGPWSSHRSVCPAVYWTLELSQVCLLRSLLDPGALAGLSAPQFAGPWSSRRSVCSAVYWTMELSQVCLLCSLLDHGALAGLSALQSTGPWSFRRPLPRKGVCSPNLEKSNRQVEDIVRLVWGKLTKMERITLGALITVDVHGGSLLRCCAVLPCAM